The DNA window AAGTCTATGACACCGGAGCTGGTATTGACGATAAAGACCTGGATAAATTATTTAATGAGTTCTTCAGAGCTGATAACAATATAAACAGAGAGAAGAAAGGAACAGGTCTTGGGCTCTCTCTTGTTAAACAGATCATTGAAGCTCATAGCGGCACTATCTGGGTTAATAGCAAGATTGGACAAGGAAGCCATTTCTATTTTAAACTACCTATAAAAAGAGAGGAACAAAAAAATGGCTAAAAGAATTTTA is part of the Candidatus Kaelpia aquatica genome and encodes:
- a CDS encoding ATP-binding protein, with the translated sequence VYDTGAGIDDKDLDKLFNEFFRADNNINREKKGTGLGLSLVKQIIEAHSGTIWVNSKIGQGSHFYFKLPIKREEQKNG